The Procambarus clarkii isolate CNS0578487 chromosome 57, FALCON_Pclarkii_2.0, whole genome shotgun sequence genome has a segment encoding these proteins:
- the LOC138353299 gene encoding LWamide neuropeptides-like, translated as MDKETKGKPYSTLGSHMIGNHLWLEQAKSKRRWLEQAKSKRRWLEQAKSKRRWLEQAKSKRRWLEQAKSKRRWLEQAKSERRWLEQAKSERRWLEQAKSERRWLEQAKSERRWLEQAKSERRWLEQAKSERRWLEQAKSERRWLEQAKSERRWLERTISKEHAGMRRAR; from the coding sequence ATGGATAAGGAAACAAAGGGGAAACCTTATTCCACTCTTGGCAGCCATATGATTGGAAACCATCTCTGGCTGGAACAAGCCAAGAGTAAGAGACGCTGGCTGGAACAAGCCAAGAGTAAGAGACGCTGGCTGGAACAAGCCAAGAGTAAGAGACGCTGGCTGGAACAAGCCAAGAGTAAGAGACGCTGGCTGGAACAAGCCAAGAGTAAGAGACGCTGGCTGGAACAAGCCAAGAGTGAGAGACGGTGGCTGGAACAAGCCAAGAGTGAGAGACGCTGGCTGGAACAAGCCAAGAGTGAGAGACGGTGGCTGGAACAAGCCAAGAGTGAGAGACGGTGGCTGGAACAAGCCAAGAGTGAGAGACGGTGGCTGGAACAAGCCAAGAGTGAGAGACGCTGGCTGGAACAAGCCAAAAGTGAGAGACGCTGGCTGGAACAAGCCAAGAGTGAGAGACGCTGGCTGGAACGCACCATAAGTAAGGAGCATGCTGGAATGCGTCGCGCACGGTGA